One window from the genome of Malus domestica chromosome 01, GDT2T_hap1 encodes:
- the LOC103417783 gene encoding non-classical arabinogalactan protein 30-like: protein MASRSLLIFISSLLLISLSFPSATATDYSLKTPEQPDHVVVEGVVYCQSCDHYGTWSLTEAEPIPSAKISVICKDHKGQVSFYKSFVTDVKGYFYAQLDGFKIGQHLLDHPLHGCKVKLVSSPLEKCSELSNVNYGLYGAPLRYEDKRLWGRNYEAVVYAAGPLAFRPSNCPTTHS from the coding sequence ATGGCAAGCAGGAGTCTTCTAATCTTCATCTCCTCCCTCCTCCTCATCTCCCTCTCCTTCCCATCCGCAACCGCCACCGACTACTCCCTGAAAACCCCCGAGCAACCGGACCATGTGGTGGTGGAAGGCGTGGTGTATTGCCAGAGCTGTGACCACTACGGAACATGGTCCTTGACCGAGGCTGAGCCCATTCCGTCGGCAAAAATCAGCGTCATCTGCAAGGACCACAAGGGCCAGGTGAGCTTCTACAAGTCTTTCGTGACGGACGTCAAGGGCTACTTCTATGCACAGCTTGATGGCTTCAAAATTGGACAACATCTTTTGGACCATCCTCTTCATGGATGCAAAGTGAAGCTTGTTTCTTCTCCTCTGGAAAAGTGCAGTGAGCTCAGCAATGTGAATTACGGGCTCTATGGCGCCCCGCTTCGTTACGAGGACAAGAGGTTGTGGGGGAGGAACTATGAGGCTGTTGTTTATGCTGCAGGGCCCCTGGCTTTCCGTCCTTCTAACTGCCCTACTACTCACTCTTGA
- the LOC103417782 gene encoding inactive receptor-like serine/threonine-protein kinase At2g40270, whose amino-acid sequence MIKKWKFSMLKDRLGLLGVVVVCLLIQNLGFCWGLNSEGLALLRFRERVESDPFGALANWNDEDGEVDPCSWFGVECSDGKVVALNLKDLCLGGTLSPELGKLVHIKSIILRNNSFMGIIPGGISRLKELEVLDLGYNNFSGPLPADLGSNFSLAILLLDNNRLLGTLSPEIYNLGLLSEFQVDENQLSGAGREASCNERSNSWNLAHSEHFVHGRMLRVAKPSSPTDELPPQVSLNSPSFKPPKSNAPLSPKVAKRSRLVSVPNPSAPTPSASPPSLSAPVPAPSKSESFITKHKAAILIGGIGGGACFVIISFICLYLYKTNKVATVKPWATGLSGQLQKAFVTGVPNLKRSELEAACEDFSNVIGSSPIGTVYKGTLSSGVEIAVASLVEPSANYCWTTNLELQFRKKIEKLSKLSHKNFVSLIGYCEEGEPFTRMMVFEYAPNGTLFEHLHIKEAEHLDWGMRLRIAMGMAYCLEYMHQLNPPIAHNNLNSGSIQLTEDYAPKVSEFSFSNEIAEAEKESSSIELFTIPSANRESNVYSFGVILFEMVTGRLPYAVDNVSLEDWGADYLRGDQPLREMVDPTLESFHEEQLEQIGEVIRSCARPDPKQRPPMREVTARLREITGVTPDGASPKLSPLWWAELEVMSHDGS is encoded by the exons ATGATCAAGAAGTGGAAGTTCAGCATGTTGAAGGACCGGTTGGGGTTGCTGGGTGTGGTGGTGGTCTGCTTGCTGATTCAGAATCTGGGTTTTTGTTGGGGTTTGAATAGTGAAG GTTTGGCGCTTTtgaggtttagagagagagtagagagcgACCCCTTTGGTGCTTTGGCGAATTGGAACGATGAGGATGGAGAGGTTGATCCCTGCTCGTGGTTCGGGGTCGAATGCTCAGATGGAAAAGTTGTGGCTCT GAACTTGAAAGATCTTTGTCTTGGAGGAACGTTATCACCTGAGCTCGGGAAACTTGTCCACATAAAGTCTAT TATTTTGCGCAACAACTCCTTCATGGGGATCATTCCTGGAGGGATCAGCAGGTTGAAGGAATTGGAAGTGTTAGATTTAGGATACAATAACTTCAGTGGACCGCTTCCAGCTGACCTTGGCAGTAATTTTTCATTGGCAATCCT CCTACTTGACAACAACCGGCTTCTTGGCACCTTATCTCCTGAAATTTACAATCTGGGGTTGCTTTCTGAATTTCAAGTTGATGAGAATCAGCTTTCTGGTGCGGGCAGAGAAGCATCTTGCAATGAAAGATCTAATTCATG GAACCTCGCTCATTCTGAACACTTTGTTCATGGGAGAATGCTGCGAGTGGCAAAACCCTCTTCTCCAACTGATGAATTACCACCACAAGTTTCTTTAAATAGTCCTAGCTTCAAACCACCGAAATCCAACGCACCACTATCGCCAAAAGTTGCAAAACGTTCTCGTTTAGTCTCAGTACCAAATCCTTCCGCACCTACCCCATCTGCTTCTCCACCTTCACTTTCTGCTCCGGTGCCTGCCCCTTCCAAAAGTGAAAGTTTCATAACGAAGCATAAAGCCGCAATATTAATTGGAGGCATAGGTGGTGGTGCTTGTTTTGTTATAATTTCATTCATCTGTTTGTATCTCTACAAGACCAACAAGGTAGCTACTGTCAAGCCTTGGGCCACAGGGTTAAGCGGACAGCTACAGAAAGCGTTTGTAACTG GTGTACCAAATCTTAAGAGATCAGAGCTTGAAGCGGCTTGTGAAGATTTCAGTAATGTAATAGGTTCTTCACCGATTGGTACAGTGTACAAAGGAACATTGTCTAGTGGTGTTGAAATTGCCGTGGCTTCCCTTGTAGAGCCGTCTGCCAATTACTGTTGGACCACCAATTTAGAGTTGCAGTTTAGGAAGAAG ATCGAAAAATTATCGAAACTGAGCCACAAGAACTTTGTCAGCCTTATCGGGTACTGTGAGGAAGGGGAACCTTTCACCAGAATGATGGTTTTTGAATACGCTCCAAATGGGACACTTTTTGAGCATTTACACA TAAAAGAAGCTGAGCACTTGGACTGGGGAATGCGACTGAGAATCGCAATGGGCATGGCCTACTGCCTCGAGTACATGCACCAGCTGAACCCGCCTATAGCTCACAACAACTTGAATTCAGGATCCATCCAGCTAACAGAGGATTATGCACCAAAAGTCTCAGAATTTAGCTTCTCGAACGAGATAGCTGAAGCTGAAAAAGAATCATCCAGCATAGAACTTTTTACCATACCATCGGCAAACAGAGAAAGCAATGTCTACAGCTTTGGTGTCATATTGTTCGAAATGGTAACAGGCAGACTCCCTTATGCAGTGGATAATGTCTCACTTGAAGACTGGGGTGCGGATTACTTGAGAGGCGATCAGCCCCTCAGAGAAATGGTTGATCCGACTCTAGAGTCTTTCCACGAAGAGCAACTGGAGCAAATCGGGGAAGTTATAAGATCTTGTGCCCGCCCTGATCCAAAACAAAGACCTCCAATGAGAGAAGTCACTGCAAGACTAAGAGAAATTACCGGAGTTACACCCGACGGGGCATCACCAAAACTCTCACCTCTTTGGTGGGCGGAGCTTGAAGTTATGTCTCATGATGGAAGCTAG
- the LOC103437548 gene encoding uncharacterized protein has product MEKSDAETQNANDDRDEQTPSNVNGTVDDEPEPDEIDDEMDEEEDEDEEEEPPLPRNPLSQEAQLRAEKSKLEKMVRRMSTERVDLRVHDVLIKGNTKTKEHLIEAELAEIKKAATMQELLEAAAIANAKLQKLEIFDAVRITLDSGPPELPGTTNVIVEVVETKSPISGEIGAYTKPAARSWTAEGTLKFKNLLGYGDLWDSSLAYGPNQTSELSAGLFLPRFKGFVTPVMARAFLLSQDWMEFSSYKERMMGLSLGLISSKHHDLAYNLGWRTLADPSQLASRSIRRQLGHGLLSSIKYTFKIDRRNSPLRPTQGYSFVSTSHIGGIAPDHRSTRFLRQEFDIRYAVPLGFYHAALNFGISAGVIFPWGCGFLNKPSSLPERFFLGGDFSPVCSVGGPTTVWGFKTRGLGPTEPRRHVGDNSNQENSESPGRDSIGGDLAVSAFADISFDLPLRWLKEHGVHGHIFAGAGNLAKLTENEFQNFSAPKFLQSFRSSVGAGIVVPTKFFRLECNYYYILKQFEHDRGKTGFRFSISAPS; this is encoded by the exons ATGGAAAAATCCGACGCCGAAACTCAAAACGCTAACGACGACCGCGACGAGCAAACTCCCTCCAATGTCAACGGCACCGTAGACGACGAGCCCGAACCCGACGAAATCGATGACGAAATggacgaagaagaagacgaagacgaGGAGGAGGAGCCACCTCTGCCGCGAAATCCCCTCTCCCAGGAGGCCCAGTTGCGTGCGGAGAAGTCCAAGCTAGAGAAAATGGTCCGTCGGATGTCGACCGAGCGGGTCGATCTGAGGGTCCACGACGTTCTGATCAAGGGAAATACGAAGACGAAGGAGCATTTGATCGAGGCCGAGCTGGCGGAGATTAAGAAGGCCGCCACCATGCAAGAGCTGCTCGAGGCCGCCGCAATTGCAAATGCGAAGCTTCAGAAGCTTGAAATATTCGATGCGGTTCGGATCACGCTCGATTCTGGCCCGCCGGAGCTGCCTGGAACTACCAATGTTATTGTGGAGGTCGTCGAAACTAAGAGTCCAATTTCTGGCGAAATCGGTGCTTACACGAAGCCAGCG GCTAGGTCATGGACTGCTGAAGGAACGCTTAAGTTCAAAAATCTGCTCGGATATGGGGATTTATGGGATAGTTCTTTGGCGTATGGGCCCAACCAAACGTCGGAGTTAAGTGCTGGCCTGTTTTTGCCCAGGTTCAAAGGGTTTGTAACTCCAGTGATGGCACGAGCATTCCTGCTTTCCCAAGATTGGATGGAGTTCTCTTCTTATAAAGAGCGCATGATGGGGCTCTCTCTTGGACTGATTTCATCAAAACACCATGATTTGGCATACAACCTGGGTTGGCGAACGCTAGCAGACCCATCACAATTGGCCTCGAGGTCAATAAGAAGGCAGCTCGGCCATGGATTACTTTCTTCAATCAAATACACATTTAAGATTGATAGGAGAAATTCACCTTTGAGGCCAACTCAAGGTTACTCATTTGTTTCTACAAGTCATATTGGTGGCATTGCACCTGATCATCGAAGCACGAGGTTTTTGCGTCAG GAGTTTGATATTCGTTATGCAGTTCCATTAGGATTTTATCATGCTGCACTTAATTTTGGGATCTCCGCTGGAGTTATTTTTCCATGGGGGTGTGGATTCTTGAACAAGCCCTCATCCCTTCCAGAGCGGTTCTTCCTGGGTGGTGATTTCTCTCCAGTTTGCTCTGTGGGGGGCCCTACGACAGTGTGGGGATTCAAGACAAGGGGACTAGGCCCCACTGAACCAAGAAGGCATGTTGGAGATAATTCTAATCAGGAGAATTCAGAATCCCCTGGAAGAGATTCTATTGGAGGAGATCTTGCTGTTTCTGCATTTGCAGACATTTCATTTGATCTTCCACTTCGCTGGTTAAAAGAACATGGAGTGCACGGTCATATTTTCGCAGGTGCGGGGAATCTGGCAAAATTGACGGAGAATGAGTTCCAAAACTTTTCTGCCCCGAAGTTCCTTCAGTCATTTCGAAGTTCTGTGGGAGCAGGGATTGTTGTCCCTACCAAATTCTTCCGCCTAGAG TGCAACTACTACTATATACTGAAGCAATTTGAGCATGACCGTGGGAAGACTGGCTTTCGCTTCAGCATCTCAGCTCCGTCATAG